In one Nitrospinota bacterium genomic region, the following are encoded:
- a CDS encoding DUF3341 domain-containing protein, producing MSREYSYKDKAEFIAKLENLVGEGVPKKDISVLSPIHVHEVDEILEVRPSRLKFFTFFGALSGTITGFAFPIYTVLRWPLLITGGKPIVSIPPFIIIAFELTILFGVVATFLGFLILSRSPSLKKIISPKECGNNFLIIVDDGDPK from the coding sequence GTGAGCAGAGAATATTCGTATAAAGACAAAGCGGAATTTATTGCTAAATTGGAAAACCTCGTTGGCGAAGGTGTTCCCAAAAAGGATATTTCGGTGCTGTCACCCATACACGTTCATGAAGTCGATGAAATTCTTGAAGTTCGTCCAAGTAGGTTAAAGTTCTTCACATTCTTTGGAGCCCTGAGCGGCACCATTACGGGCTTTGCTTTTCCTATTTACACGGTTTTGAGATGGCCTTTGCTGATTACCGGAGGCAAGCCCATTGTCTCGATACCCCCATTTATCATCATCGCTTTTGAACTGACGATCCTCTTCGGTGTTGTGGCGACGTTTCTCGGATTTCTCATTCTTTCAAGGTCTCCCAGTCTCAAAAAGATCATTTCCCCAAAAGAATGCGGAAATAACTTCCTTATCATAGTTGACGATGGAGACCCGAAATGA
- the nrfD gene encoding polysulfide reductase NrfD, with the protein MELPEYRERLDLDVLAAMRKPSRLYWIALGTTSSFILIGLALWGYQIMTGMGVAGITNPVGWGVYITNFVFWIGIAHSGTLISAVLFLTRARFRSSFNRSAEAMTLFALVVAGMFPLIHLGRTWLFYYLIPYPNQRQLWVNFRSPLVWDVFAVSTYLAVSVIFFYVGLIPDLAIVRRFSKGVRKAIYSTLSLGWEGSVSQWLHYNRLYFFLAAFATPLVVSVHSVVSWDFAMSILPGWHTTIFAPYFVAGAIFSGTAMVITLVVPMRKMFSLEKYITLDHFDDLAKILLFTSLIVSYAYIIEFGIAYYSGIIYDVRLFTYRAAGHYAPFFWLMVFCNCVVTLPLFAKRFRTNLVFLFIISIFINVGMWLERFIIIVTSLAKDFDPYSWGTYVPSFVEIGITIMSFSIFFTLFLLFAKLLPVLAITDIKEQAG; encoded by the coding sequence ATGGAATTACCGGAATACCGAGAGCGGCTGGATTTAGACGTCCTTGCCGCAATGAGAAAACCCAGCCGGCTCTACTGGATTGCCCTGGGGACTACTTCATCCTTTATTCTCATAGGTTTAGCTCTTTGGGGATATCAAATAATGACAGGCATGGGTGTAGCAGGAATTACAAACCCAGTTGGTTGGGGTGTCTATATTACAAACTTTGTATTCTGGATAGGGATTGCCCACTCCGGCACATTGATCTCGGCCGTCCTATTCCTTACCCGAGCCCGATTTCGAAGCAGTTTTAACAGGTCCGCCGAAGCAATGACGCTATTCGCCCTGGTAGTAGCGGGAATGTTCCCATTAATTCACCTTGGCCGCACCTGGTTGTTTTACTACCTCATCCCGTATCCAAATCAGCGCCAGTTATGGGTGAACTTTCGCTCTCCTCTTGTCTGGGATGTTTTTGCCGTAAGCACATATCTTGCGGTTAGTGTTATTTTCTTTTACGTGGGATTGATCCCCGACCTGGCTATCGTCAGACGGTTCTCCAAGGGGGTGAGAAAGGCCATCTACAGCACTCTATCCCTCGGGTGGGAAGGGTCTGTTTCCCAATGGCTTCACTACAATAGGCTCTATTTCTTCCTCGCCGCATTTGCTACCCCCTTGGTCGTGTCGGTTCACTCAGTCGTCTCGTGGGATTTCGCCATGAGTATTCTGCCCGGCTGGCACACCACCATCTTTGCCCCATATTTCGTAGCTGGAGCGATTTTTTCTGGAACGGCGATGGTGATCACCTTGGTTGTCCCAATGAGGAAGATGTTCTCGTTAGAGAAATATATAACCCTTGACCATTTTGATGATCTAGCGAAAATACTATTGTTTACATCGCTGATAGTCTCCTATGCTTACATTATAGAGTTTGGTATAGCCTATTATAGTGGCATTATTTATGATGTGAGATTGTTTACATATCGGGCAGCCGGACACTACGCCCCATTTTTCTGGCTCATGGTATTTTGTAATTGTGTGGTGACCCTGCCGCTTTTTGCTAAAAGATTCCGGACAAACCTCGTCTTTCTCTTCATTATCTCAATCTTTATCAATGTCGGAATGTGGCTGGAGAGATTTATCATTATTGTAACATCGTTAGCCAAAGACTTTGATCCGTACTCCTGGGGGACGTACGTTCCCAGTTTTGTGGAAATCGGTATAACGATAATGAGCTTCAGCATCTTTTTTACACTATTCCTTCTCTTTGCAAAACTACTGCCCGTACTAGCAATAACAGACATAAAGGAGCAAGCAGGGTGA
- a CDS encoding 4Fe-4S dicluster domain-containing protein, which produces MKRRDFIKLLGATTGTALVASCGVQKGTEKLIPHVIPPEDGLAPGQPAFYNSTCTECPANCGLTVKVHEKLTTNNRYERYPVKLEGLSGHPINDGTLCIRGQSSLTRLYHPERLKEPLIRDGSGKLKVSTWKEAYLKILDALEESDDEGQTNVYLSGRTTGSLSELIDTFTIEMDIERLPEFEVYSYAALREANGILYATKEIPSHDIENADFLLTLGADILETYISPVNNSNQFSRAKRRNNFKWFHVEPHLSLTGMSANERFVLNPGSEVYLLLFLLNYIKEKGLIREMISQELLDLIPNLPVEEISRKTGITPDGLNRLAQPFDKAKSPLVLTGGISARQGSGLDALVLTGLIQWATGAKSSLIDFSKGENYSNVGTMLDIEELSEDLRDEDIGVIFISRTDPVSSLPPSFKNDLMKAQLRVGMSELHNKTMEVCDVILPLSHSLESWGDAEPRYNIKTIIQPVLKPLHNTLAEGDILLQLMELSSEDETFSSYQEYVLNEWKESYGESFIEEILNKGYLEETADKDEVKLQEGSLKDHLKSLKLPEVMKKPVLLVTPSIRSFDGRSADLPLLSEIPDPVTTISYGKWVSISEKTARKDKLRDGDELQISSSKMSVKLPVKIQEGLEEGVYTVHQGMVDSILIQTDRRSGEIISYLEGVKISKTGRSEKLPILSGSIAHEGKGVIPYPVHAKHAISTLYAKHEHKDYRWAMAIDLDLCTGCSSCVAACYIENNIPIVGKKEHLIGREMSWIRIEQHKDAHDRTNMVPMLCQHCDNAPCEPVCPVFAAYHNPEGLNAQIYNRCVGTRYCANNCPYKVRRFNWFDQDWPEPLDKMQNPAVSIRTKGIMEKCTFCVQRIRVAKDLAKDDSRKVRDGEVVPACAQTCPTKAIAFGNILDRKSRVYELAHSKRSHRIFEDLGVEPAVHYLSKKT; this is translated from the coding sequence ATGAAGAGACGGGATTTTATTAAGCTTCTCGGGGCTACGACAGGCACCGCCCTCGTTGCTTCATGCGGTGTGCAGAAAGGAACGGAAAAACTCATTCCCCATGTGATTCCTCCAGAAGATGGCCTGGCTCCTGGGCAACCTGCTTTTTATAACTCGACCTGTACCGAGTGTCCGGCGAATTGCGGCCTAACGGTGAAAGTCCATGAAAAACTAACTACCAACAACCGCTATGAAAGATATCCAGTAAAGCTAGAAGGGCTCTCAGGGCATCCGATTAACGATGGAACCCTCTGTATCCGGGGCCAGTCGTCATTGACCCGTCTCTACCATCCAGAAAGACTTAAAGAACCCCTTATTCGTGATGGCAGCGGCAAATTAAAAGTCTCCACATGGAAGGAAGCATATTTAAAGATTCTGGATGCGTTGGAAGAATCGGACGACGAGGGCCAGACAAACGTATATTTATCGGGTAGAACGACCGGCTCTCTTTCAGAGTTGATAGATACTTTTACTATTGAGATGGACATAGAAAGGCTGCCCGAATTTGAGGTTTACTCCTATGCTGCGCTTCGAGAGGCCAACGGGATTCTTTATGCGACAAAAGAGATCCCGTCGCATGATATAGAAAATGCGGATTTCCTGCTTACGCTTGGGGCTGACATTCTCGAGACCTATATAAGTCCAGTAAACAATTCCAACCAATTTTCAAGGGCTAAAAGGCGGAACAATTTTAAGTGGTTCCATGTTGAGCCTCACCTCTCGCTAACAGGTATGAGTGCGAACGAAAGGTTTGTCCTAAATCCTGGGAGTGAAGTTTATCTGCTTCTCTTCTTGTTGAACTATATAAAAGAAAAGGGTCTCATCAGGGAGATGATTTCTCAAGAGTTATTGGACTTGATACCTAATTTGCCGGTTGAAGAAATATCGCGCAAAACGGGGATAACGCCCGATGGATTGAATAGATTAGCTCAGCCTTTTGATAAAGCAAAGAGCCCGTTAGTGTTGACGGGCGGAATCTCAGCCAGGCAGGGGTCTGGTTTAGACGCGCTGGTTTTAACTGGATTGATTCAATGGGCCACCGGGGCGAAAAGTTCTCTAATCGATTTCTCCAAGGGCGAGAATTACTCTAATGTTGGAACCATGCTCGATATCGAAGAGCTTTCAGAAGATCTCCGGGATGAAGATATTGGAGTCATCTTCATCTCCAGGACCGATCCAGTCTCTAGCCTCCCCCCATCATTCAAGAATGACCTGATGAAAGCCCAATTAAGGGTCGGAATGTCTGAATTGCACAATAAGACGATGGAAGTGTGTGATGTAATCCTCCCCCTGTCTCATTCCCTGGAGTCTTGGGGAGATGCCGAGCCAAGATATAATATCAAAACGATAATTCAGCCCGTTCTAAAACCTCTACATAATACTCTTGCCGAAGGGGACATTCTGCTGCAGTTGATGGAGCTGAGCAGTGAGGACGAGACGTTCTCAAGCTATCAGGAATACGTATTGAATGAGTGGAAAGAGAGTTATGGAGAGAGCTTTATAGAAGAAATATTGAACAAGGGGTACCTGGAAGAGACAGCTGACAAGGACGAGGTTAAACTCCAGGAAGGGAGCCTGAAAGATCATTTAAAAAGTTTGAAGTTGCCTGAGGTAATGAAGAAACCAGTCCTCCTAGTCACACCTTCAATACGGTCGTTCGACGGCAGAAGCGCCGATCTTCCGCTGCTCAGTGAAATCCCCGACCCGGTAACAACCATCTCTTATGGGAAGTGGGTATCGATATCCGAGAAGACGGCCCGCAAGGATAAATTAAGGGATGGAGATGAGCTTCAAATTTCTTCTTCCAAGATGTCTGTAAAACTGCCGGTGAAAATACAAGAAGGGTTGGAGGAAGGGGTTTATACAGTCCATCAAGGTATGGTGGACTCAATCTTAATACAAACAGATAGAAGAAGCGGGGAGATCATTTCTTACCTCGAGGGTGTTAAAATTTCAAAGACCGGCCGGTCCGAGAAATTGCCAATTCTTTCAGGTTCGATCGCACATGAAGGAAAGGGAGTAATTCCTTACCCTGTTCACGCTAAACATGCAATATCTACGCTATATGCAAAGCATGAACATAAAGATTATCGCTGGGCAATGGCTATCGATCTAGACCTTTGCACCGGCTGCTCCTCATGCGTTGCAGCCTGCTACATTGAAAACAATATTCCCATCGTCGGCAAGAAAGAGCATTTAATTGGAAGAGAAATGTCATGGATTAGGATCGAACAACATAAAGACGCCCACGATAGAACAAATATGGTGCCCATGTTATGCCAGCATTGTGACAATGCACCATGTGAGCCGGTATGCCCCGTATTTGCGGCATATCACAATCCCGAGGGGCTCAATGCGCAGATCTACAACAGGTGCGTCGGCACAAGGTATTGCGCGAACAATTGCCCATACAAGGTGAGACGGTTCAATTGGTTCGATCAGGACTGGCCAGAGCCCCTGGATAAAATGCAGAATCCCGCGGTCTCGATTAGAACAAAGGGAATCATGGAAAAATGCACCTTTTGTGTACAACGAATTAGAGTGGCCAAGGATCTTGCTAAGGATGACTCCAGGAAGGTTCGAGATGGAGAGGTCGTGCCTGCGTGCGCCCAGACCTGCCCCACGAAGGCAATCGCCTTTGGAAATATTCTAGACCGAAAATCACGCGTGTACGAGTTGGCCCACTCAAAACGGTCCCACCGGATATTTGAAGATTTAGGAGTGGAGCCGGCGGTGCACTACTTGTCGAAAAAGACCTGA
- a CDS encoding cytochrome c3 family protein codes for MLKRILIPLLLLTPPVMLAFLVLGAGLSPCPKIPIQGVIGKIDPRCWFSSSEAPQQPIAFSHKIHVSRVGLQCTFCHTYVEQSQHAGVPSVQKCMSCHSVIATDRPEIKKLHKYWNNKQPVPWIKVHNLPDHVYFSHKRHIKAGLECSACHGEIKNVSVVRQVSSLNMGWCVTCHRSKKASIDCLTCHK; via the coding sequence ATGTTGAAAAGAATTCTAATCCCTTTGTTGCTTCTTACGCCGCCGGTAATGCTGGCCTTTCTAGTCTTGGGAGCTGGGCTGTCGCCCTGCCCGAAGATTCCCATACAGGGCGTCATCGGCAAGATAGACCCACGTTGTTGGTTCTCTTCCAGCGAGGCGCCCCAGCAGCCTATCGCCTTTAGTCATAAAATTCACGTCTCGAGAGTCGGCCTTCAGTGTACGTTTTGCCATACGTACGTCGAGCAATCACAACACGCCGGCGTTCCATCGGTTCAGAAATGCATGTCGTGCCATAGTGTCATCGCTACTGACAGACCAGAAATAAAAAAATTACACAAATATTGGAATAACAAGCAGCCTGTTCCATGGATTAAAGTGCATAATTTACCCGATCACGTTTATTTCTCTCATAAGAGGCACATCAAGGCTGGGTTAGAATGTTCAGCTTGTCACGGGGAAATAAAAAATGTTAGCGTGGTCCGGCAAGTCAGCTCACTTAACATGGGTTGGTGTGTCACCTGTCATAGATCAAAAAAGGCATCCATCGATTGTTTGACATGTCATAAATAA
- a CDS encoding septum formation initiator family protein has product MRGRVKRRGARQTATPPKRPQIVFVLAAAATAFIVLLTIFGQRGLVEVYSLKHKVSATSEEISSYEQKNKELLERIYKLKHDPFTIEQIAREELGLVRPGETVYEFVDEPPSHLRPE; this is encoded by the coding sequence GTGAGGGGGCGGGTAAAAAGGCGTGGCGCCCGCCAGACTGCTACTCCCCCCAAAAGGCCCCAAATTGTCTTCGTGTTGGCCGCAGCAGCCACGGCCTTCATCGTCTTGCTCACGATCTTCGGCCAGAGAGGCCTTGTGGAGGTATACTCACTGAAGCATAAGGTTAGCGCCACGTCTGAAGAAATATCCTCTTACGAACAGAAAAACAAGGAGCTTCTCGAGCGGATCTATAAGCTCAAACATGACCCCTTTACCATCGAGCAAATTGCGCGAGAGGAACTTGGGCTGGTTCGGCCCGGGGAGACCGTCTACGAATTTGTAGACGAGCCTCCTTCCCATTTGCGGCCGGAATAG
- the eno gene encoding phosphopyruvate hydratase, whose product MGEIIAVTAREILDSRGNPTVEVDVLVEGGFLGRAAVPSGASTGEREAVELRDGDKERYLGKGVRKAVENVTEVIAKEILGLDCSDQAHIDRLMIDLDGTDNKGRLGANAILGVSLAVARAAAGEQGQELFRYLGGVDANELPVPQMNVLNGGAHADNNVDIQEFMIMPIGASTFSEALRMGAETFHHLRVVLKEKGYQTAVGDEGGFAPNLQSNTEAVELLLQGIERAGYRPGEDIVLAIDAAASELYQGEGAYRLPAEKEPVMSSEALVELYAHWVSRYPIISIEDGLAESDWEGWKLLTRRLADKVQIVGDDIFVTNTKIFQEGIAQGIANSILIKLNQIGTLTETLECIEMARRARYTCVISHRSGETEDTAIADVAVATGVGQIKTGSLSRTDRVAKYNQLLRIEESLGEVALYKGKGVFYNIP is encoded by the coding sequence GTGGGCGAGATTATCGCTGTCACCGCCCGGGAGATTCTCGACTCACGCGGGAACCCCACCGTCGAGGTTGATGTCCTGGTCGAGGGAGGTTTCCTCGGACGGGCGGCTGTTCCCTCGGGCGCCTCTACCGGGGAGAGGGAGGCTGTGGAGCTACGCGATGGCGATAAGGAGCGCTATCTTGGCAAGGGTGTGAGGAAGGCCGTCGAGAACGTCACCGAAGTCATCGCCAAAGAGATTTTGGGGCTCGACTGCTCAGACCAGGCCCACATAGACCGACTCATGATCGATCTGGACGGTACGGATAACAAGGGCCGCTTGGGGGCAAACGCCATTCTGGGGGTCTCGCTTGCTGTCGCCAGGGCGGCCGCCGGGGAACAAGGACAAGAGCTTTTCCGGTACTTAGGGGGGGTGGACGCAAATGAGTTGCCGGTGCCCCAGATGAACGTTCTCAATGGAGGCGCCCATGCGGACAACAACGTCGATATCCAGGAGTTTATGATTATGCCGATCGGTGCGAGCACCTTTTCAGAGGCGCTGCGCATGGGAGCCGAGACTTTCCACCACCTTAGGGTCGTTCTGAAGGAGAAGGGCTACCAGACGGCCGTAGGTGACGAGGGCGGGTTCGCACCCAACCTTCAGAGCAATACCGAGGCCGTTGAGTTGCTTCTGCAGGGCATCGAGAGGGCGGGTTACCGTCCAGGCGAGGACATCGTATTGGCTATCGATGCGGCGGCCAGTGAGCTCTATCAGGGAGAGGGCGCCTACCGGCTCCCGGCCGAGAAGGAGCCCGTAATGAGTTCCGAGGCCTTGGTGGAACTCTACGCCCATTGGGTCTCTCGCTATCCCATCATATCCATTGAGGACGGTCTGGCCGAGAGCGATTGGGAAGGCTGGAAGCTCCTTACTAGGCGGCTGGCCGATAAGGTTCAAATCGTCGGAGATGACATTTTCGTTACCAACACTAAAATCTTCCAAGAGGGAATTGCCCAGGGCATCGCTAATTCCATCCTCATTAAGCTCAACCAAATTGGCACCCTGACCGAGACTCTCGAGTGCATTGAGATGGCCCGACGCGCTCGCTACACATGCGTTATAAGCCACCGCTCAGGAGAGACGGAAGACACGGCCATTGCCGATGTTGCCGTGGCTACGGGTGTGGGCCAAATTAAGACAGGCTCGCTGAGCCGGACTGACCGGGTGGCTAAGTACAATCAGCTGCTGAGGATAGAGGAGAGCCTTGGCGAGGTTGCCCTTTACAAGGGAAAAGGGGTGTTTTACAATATCCCCTGA
- the hemL gene encoding glutamate-1-semialdehyde 2,1-aminomutase — MASEISNRLFAQARELIPGGVNSPVRAFKAVGSEPRFISRAEGSRLFDADGNAYIDYVGSWGPMIVGHAHPQIVDALKAAVERGMSYGAPTVLEVTLAEMVVEAVPSIEMVRMVNSGTEATMSAIRLARGATGRDKIIKFAGCYHGHADGLLVEAGSGATTVGVPTSPGVPMDYARNTISLEFNDIGAVADVFAAEGGEIACVIVEPVAGNMGCVLPEKGFLEGLGELTAAHGALLIFDEVMTGFRLNYGGAQELYSVTPDLTCLGKVIGGGLPVGAYGGRRELMEMIAPEGPIYQAGTLSGNPLAMTAGIETLKLCRQQGFYQRLEDISAILVSGLEEASRKAGLELTFNRAGSMFCCYFSDQEIYDYKTALHSDTAAFGRFFRSMLAGGVNLAPSQFEAGFVSSAHTEDDIEATVEAASEAYREVASSK; from the coding sequence ATGGCTTCTGAAATTTCCAATCGGTTGTTTGCCCAGGCGCGGGAGCTGATCCCGGGAGGGGTCAACAGCCCCGTGAGGGCATTTAAGGCCGTCGGGAGCGAGCCACGCTTTATCTCTCGGGCCGAGGGAAGCCGCCTCTTCGATGCCGATGGCAACGCCTACATAGACTACGTCGGCAGCTGGGGCCCAATGATTGTGGGCCACGCTCACCCCCAGATCGTGGATGCCCTCAAGGCCGCCGTGGAGCGGGGGATGAGCTACGGCGCCCCGACGGTTCTCGAGGTCACCCTGGCCGAGATGGTTGTGGAGGCGGTGCCCTCCATTGAGATGGTCCGTATGGTGAACTCCGGCACTGAGGCGACCATGAGCGCCATCCGGCTTGCCAGGGGTGCGACGGGGCGGGACAAGATTATCAAGTTCGCCGGCTGCTATCATGGCCATGCCGACGGCCTTCTGGTTGAAGCGGGAAGCGGGGCCACGACGGTGGGAGTCCCCACCAGCCCTGGGGTTCCGATGGACTATGCTCGTAACACCATTTCCCTTGAGTTCAACGATATCGGCGCCGTCGCAGATGTCTTTGCGGCCGAGGGGGGCGAGATTGCATGCGTCATCGTTGAGCCCGTAGCTGGCAACATGGGCTGTGTACTCCCGGAGAAAGGTTTCCTCGAGGGCCTGGGAGAGCTAACGGCCGCTCACGGTGCGTTGCTTATATTTGACGAGGTTATGACGGGTTTTCGCTTGAACTATGGCGGTGCTCAAGAGCTCTACTCCGTGACCCCCGATCTCACCTGCCTTGGAAAAGTCATTGGGGGGGGGCTCCCCGTAGGCGCCTACGGGGGTCGTCGTGAGCTGATGGAGATGATTGCCCCGGAGGGCCCCATCTACCAGGCCGGCACTCTCTCAGGCAATCCCCTGGCCATGACTGCTGGCATCGAGACGCTAAAGCTCTGCCGGCAGCAGGGCTTCTACCAACGACTGGAAGATATAAGTGCAATCCTGGTTTCAGGCCTGGAGGAAGCCAGCCGAAAGGCCGGCCTTGAGCTCACATTCAACCGCGCAGGCTCGATGTTTTGCTGCTATTTTTCGGACCAAGAGATCTACGACTACAAGACGGCTCTCCACAGCGACACGGCCGCATTCGGCCGCTTCTTCCGGTCGATGTTGGCGGGGGGGGTCAACCTGGCGCCTAGCCAGTTCGAAGCGGGCTTCGTATCGTCGGCCCACACAGAGGATGATATTGAGGCCACCGTAGAGGCCGCCTCCGAAGCCTACCGTGAGGTGGCCTCATCGAAGTAG
- the mtnP gene encoding S-methyl-5'-thioadenosine phosphorylase translates to MTTARIGVIGGSGLYEMEGLRAKEEVTVDTPFGLPSDRYLIGEIGDVELVFLPRHGRGHRILPSDLNYRANIYGMKQLGVEWIISVSAVGSMREEIEPGHIVIIDQFFDRTRERPSTFFGDGVAGHITFADPICPTLRPVLAEAASAAGATVHDGGTYVCIEGPQFSTRAESRVFRSWGVDVIGMTNLPEARLAREAEICYATIALCTDYDCWHEGEEDVTIEVVLETVRKNVSTAHNIIKEAVSRFPIERTCPCSEALKHAIMTPADLIPPATRESLGLLIGKYL, encoded by the coding sequence ATGACGACAGCACGGATAGGCGTCATTGGGGGTAGCGGACTGTACGAGATGGAAGGGCTCCGTGCCAAAGAAGAAGTCACCGTCGACACCCCTTTTGGCCTTCCCTCAGATCGTTACCTCATCGGGGAGATTGGGGACGTCGAGTTGGTCTTTTTGCCGCGCCACGGCCGCGGCCACCGTATATTGCCATCCGATCTCAACTATCGGGCCAACATCTACGGCATGAAGCAGCTGGGCGTAGAGTGGATTATCTCCGTCAGCGCCGTCGGCAGCATGCGAGAAGAAATTGAGCCCGGCCACATTGTCATCATCGATCAGTTCTTTGACCGAACCCGCGAGCGTCCGAGCACCTTCTTCGGAGACGGTGTGGCGGGACACATAACCTTCGCGGACCCGATCTGCCCCACTCTTCGCCCCGTCCTCGCCGAGGCCGCCTCGGCGGCTGGAGCCACCGTACACGACGGCGGCACATACGTCTGCATCGAGGGGCCTCAGTTCTCGACTCGCGCTGAGAGCCGGGTCTTTCGCTCCTGGGGAGTGGACGTCATCGGGATGACCAACCTCCCTGAGGCCCGCCTAGCCCGAGAGGCTGAGATTTGCTACGCTACGATCGCGCTTTGCACCGACTACGACTGCTGGCACGAAGGTGAAGAGGATGTGACCATTGAAGTGGTTTTGGAGACGGTCCGAAAGAACGTCTCCACCGCCCATAACATCATCAAAGAGGCCGTCTCCCGCTTTCCCATCGAACGAACCTGCCCTTGTTCCGAGGCGCTCAAGCACGCCATCATGACTCCCGCGGACCTCATTCCTCCGGCCACTAGGGAATCTCTCGGGCTGCTCATCGGCAAGTATCTCTGA